From Oncorhynchus keta strain PuntledgeMale-10-30-2019 chromosome 25, Oket_V2, whole genome shotgun sequence, one genomic window encodes:
- the LOC118358360 gene encoding zinc finger CCHC domain-containing protein 8-like isoform X2, with the protein MKEDQKTKTCGIKKIKEAFSMVGSVLYFTSFCLDKLGQPLLNDNPQQTEGWEVPKYQQIFSQVIALDGQEVQMKEKRAKPCCFNCGLDGHQLRDCPQPKDMARINKKRKEVCHGNQGNLSNQRYHADEVEERFAKYKPGFISEKLLSALGVDMNALPPHIYRMRQLGYPPGWLKEAEMENSGLMLYDGKVSSDEEPAEDNGPKISYDVSKLVDFPGFNISSPPSVKDDYRLYGSIPMQHNHMKQNFAAYLSNNFPMPGANCNKRPHESYSTPRQTKKRRSDARSSDMDFDSDQDTTPCRHRSSDSFQFQPPLPSGSPSFGLPPPLPHGTPPATPTPPPLPKGTPPPTPTNGSRALRECTVRGSEESAGGEEEELTLEELEEQQRLIWAALENADTATNSDSETPAVGTPLPSSPSISTPAHVDTETEMENGETEDYEEKEGSMEAASHNSDEQISVETSSSKYQDYEEHAEDKGTVVENKGSLLQSPDEEEGPQSPEAATDRGNVLAQKVRLLQTPVHQVSHQSDPSGQDAMDGDLSDSLGNVMAVPHRSRFAQGIIPFEDTPEFTEVAEATGTYLRIRDLLKGSPRNMAKIKVRKD; encoded by the exons ATATCAGCAGATCTTCAGCCAGGTCATTGCCTTGGATGGACAAGAAGTACAGATGAAAGAGAAAAG AGCTAAGCCTTGTTGTTTCAACTGTGGGTTGGATGGTCATCAACTTCGAGACTGTCCTCAG CCAAAGGACATGGCCAGAATCAACAAGAAGCGGAAGGAGGTATGTCACGGTAACCAGGGAAACCTGAGCAATCAGCGTTACCATGCTGATGAAGTGGAGGAGCGATTTGCCAAATACAAACCTGGATTCATAAG TGAAAAGCTGCTGTCTGCACTGGGAGTTGATATGAACGCACTACCACCTCACATCTACCGCATGAGGCAGCTAGGCTACCCACCTGGCTGGCTTaaggaggcagagatggagaactCCGGTCTCATGCTTTATGATGGGAAGG TTTCAAGTGATGAAGAACCAGCAGAGGACAATGGACCAAAAATCTCCTATGATGTTTCCAAGCTTGTAGATTTCCCAGGCTTCAATATATCTTCACCCCCTAGTGTGAAGGAT GACTACAGGCTATATGGCTCTATTCCTATGCAGCATAATCACATGAAGCAGAATTTTGCTGCTTATCTCTCTAACAATTTTCCAATG CCTGGTGCCAACTGCAATAAAAGACCACATGAATCCTACTCAACTCCCCGGCAGACAAAGAAAAGGAGATCTGATGCCAGGAGTTCAGATATGGACTTTGATTCAG ACCAGGATACTACACCCTGCCGCCACCGGAGCTCAGACAGCTTCCAGTTCCAGCCCCCGCTGCCCTCTGGCTCACCATCCTTTGGTTTACCCCCTCCCTTACCTCATGGTACTCCGCCAGCTACTcccacaccacctcctcttcctaaGGGAACACCTCCCCCCACACCCACAAATGGCTCAAGGGCCCTGCGGGAATGCACtgtgagagggagtgaggagtctGCAGGCGGGGAGGAGGAAGAGCTGACACTGGAAGAGCTGGAGGAGCAGCAGAGGCTGATCTGGGCAGCATTGGAAAATGCTGACACAGCCACCAACAGTGACTCTGAGACACCAGCTGTTGGAACACCCCTCCCCAGCTCGCCCAGCATCTCCACACCTGCCCATGTTGACACTGAAACTGAAATGGAGAATGGTGAGACTGAAGATTATGAGGAAAAGGAGGGATCTATGGAGGCTGCCAGCCACAACAGTGATGAGCAGATCAGTGTTGAGACATCTTCTAGCAAATATCAGGATTATGAGGAACATGCTGAAGATAAAGGCACGGTGGTTGAAAACAAGGGCAGCTTACTGCAATCACCAGATGAAGAAGAGGGCCCTCAGAGCCCTGAAGCTGCCACAGATAGAGGCAATGTGCTTGCACAGAAGGTCAGATTGCTGCAAACGCCAGTGCACCAAGTGAGTCATCAGTCGGATCCCTCAGGTCAAGATGCTATGGATGGAGATCTGTCAGACTCTTTGGGGAATGTAATGGCCGTGCCTCACCGGAGTAGGTTTGCACAGGGCATTATTCCCTTTGAGGACACGCCAGAATTCACAGAAGTTGCTGAGGCCACCGGGACATACCTTCGAATCCGAGACTTGCTGAAAGGTTCCCCCCGAAATATGGCGAAAATCAAAGTGAGAAAAGACTAG